In Crinalium epipsammum PCC 9333, the following are encoded in one genomic region:
- the glgB gene encoding 1,4-alpha-glucan branching protein GlgB: MIATSTITNDITLITNDDLYLFNEGSHFNLYEKLGSHPITHNGVAGTYFAVWAPNAVYVSVKGDFNGWNKDSHPLKLKENSGIWEGFIPGITNGNIYKYHIVGHNGYEVEKADPLAKAYELPPKTASVVWDSEYTWNDSEWMAKRHQHNTLNAPISIYELHLGSWMRVPEDGNRSLSYRELAPKLTEYIQKMGYTHVELMPITEHPFYGSWGYQTTGYFAPTSRYGTPQDCMYLVDYLHQHDIGVILDWVPSHFPTDEHGIGYFDGTHLYEHSDPRQGYHPDWSSSIFNYGRHEVSSFLISSAFFWLDKCHIDGLRVDAVASMLYLDYSRKHGEWIPNHHGGNENLEAIAFLRRFNQAVYHRFPDVMTIAEESTSWSMVSRPTYLGGLGFGFKWDMGWMHDSLNYLSEDPIHRRYHHNNLTFRMMYAYNENFVMPLSHDEVVHGKGSLIDKMPGDYWQKFANLRSLFGYMYAQAGKKLLFMGGEFAQWREWNHDTSLDWHLLENPQHSGLQKWVADLNRVYAQELALHELDCHPAGFEWIDCNDSQNSVISLLRKSSIQVSGVKGEVSPTQLEPQQWNPNPVGTVLVVCNFTPLPRYNYRIGVPASGNWQELLNSDATEYGGSGLGNLGGVQADEIACHGRPYSINITLPPLAVVFFKL, from the coding sequence ATGATTGCAACATCAACAATCACCAACGATATCACATTAATCACCAACGATGACCTTTACCTCTTCAACGAAGGGTCACACTTCAACCTCTACGAAAAACTAGGTTCTCACCCAATCACACACAACGGCGTTGCAGGAACCTACTTTGCTGTTTGGGCTCCAAACGCCGTTTATGTATCTGTAAAAGGTGACTTTAACGGCTGGAATAAAGATAGCCACCCCCTAAAACTCAAAGAAAATTCCGGCATTTGGGAAGGCTTTATTCCTGGGATTACTAACGGCAATATCTACAAATATCACATCGTTGGTCATAACGGTTACGAAGTAGAAAAAGCCGACCCCCTGGCGAAAGCTTACGAACTTCCACCTAAAACTGCCTCAGTAGTTTGGGATAGTGAATACACCTGGAATGACTCCGAATGGATGGCAAAACGCCATCAACACAATACTTTAAATGCTCCTATTTCCATCTACGAACTGCATTTAGGTTCTTGGATGCGGGTTCCTGAAGACGGAAATCGTTCTTTATCCTATCGAGAACTTGCGCCCAAACTAACTGAATATATCCAAAAGATGGGTTATACCCACGTAGAATTGATGCCAATTACAGAACATCCATTCTATGGTTCTTGGGGTTATCAAACAACAGGTTATTTTGCGCCTACCAGTCGCTATGGAACTCCCCAAGATTGTATGTATTTGGTGGATTACTTGCACCAACACGACATTGGGGTAATTTTAGATTGGGTTCCTTCTCACTTCCCTACAGATGAACACGGAATCGGATATTTTGACGGAACACACCTTTATGAACATTCCGATCCGCGTCAAGGATATCATCCAGATTGGAGTAGTTCTATTTTTAACTACGGACGGCACGAAGTTAGCAGTTTCTTAATTAGTAGTGCCTTTTTCTGGTTAGATAAATGTCACATTGACGGGTTGCGCGTGGATGCAGTTGCTTCCATGCTTTACCTCGACTACTCCCGCAAACATGGGGAATGGATACCAAATCATCACGGCGGTAATGAAAACTTAGAAGCGATCGCATTTCTCCGTCGTTTCAATCAAGCAGTATATCACCGCTTCCCCGATGTTATGACTATTGCTGAAGAATCCACTTCTTGGTCAATGGTATCTCGCCCAACTTATCTCGGTGGGTTAGGTTTTGGTTTTAAATGGGATATGGGTTGGATGCACGACTCTCTTAATTACCTGAGTGAAGATCCGATCCACCGCAGATATCATCATAATAACTTGACTTTTAGGATGATGTATGCTTACAACGAAAACTTTGTGATGCCATTGTCCCATGATGAAGTAGTACATGGTAAAGGGTCACTAATTGACAAAATGCCAGGAGATTACTGGCAAAAATTCGCTAATTTGCGATCGCTATTTGGCTATATGTACGCTCAAGCTGGTAAAAAGCTACTATTTATGGGTGGCGAATTTGCTCAATGGCGAGAGTGGAACCACGACACCAGCTTAGACTGGCATTTATTAGAAAATCCTCAGCATTCAGGATTACAAAAATGGGTTGCCGATCTCAACCGAGTTTATGCTCAAGAATTAGCACTGCACGAACTAGATTGTCATCCTGCTGGGTTTGAATGGATTGATTGTAACGATTCCCAAAACAGTGTGATCAGTCTACTTCGTAAAAGTAGCATTCAAGTATCAGGAGTTAAAGGTGAAGTATCACCAACTCAATTAGAACCTCAACAGTGGAACCCCAATCCTGTAGGAACTGTATTAGTAGTTTGTAACTTTACTCCCTTACCCCGTTACAACTACCGAATTGGTGTTCCTGCAAGTGGTAATTGGCAAGAATTACTCAACAGTGATGCTACTGAATATGGCGGTAGTGGTTTAGGAAACTTGGGTGGAGTACAAGCAGACGAAATTGCTTGTCACGGGCGACCATATTCTATCAATATCACTTTACCACCTCTGGCGGTTGTGTTCTTTAAGCTGTAG
- a CDS encoding dynamin family protein, with protein sequence MSKKIYKIFEDVEVKAKLLDKCWKNFSTEISQHLPDTYQPEMQELSGKLEEALTKLGDELRNPTLTLATTGTTSSGKSTLVNLLCGAEIVPVAVSEMSAGAVTIEYSKEKSLIIHETPGSLWECGEWQGITEEKIYERLKGVMISYIDNRETQPNLACPQSTIFYPFRLLKESQLELPEGTRVRILDLPGLAYVGDEGNANIIKQCREALCIVTYNSSETDSQKVKSLLQEVVQQVKDLGGSPARMLFVLNKIDVFRADGDWPDPENRFVEKSIKSIKTELTDQLREYTEEIENLQVVKLSTWPALLSLQIQNNDEIYSVEACTKADSHFNGLIKDILQDLPRNTQKWNRHDRKRVAEALWKKSYGEEFQQNLKNHITQNFPQLVIPQIIEDFNITAGNAITEWALQTTTAILNSSEERYQEECEKISHIKSALTSFLEISDRNLKKPFEKLETKIKQVLAETSDDDPVNYIREIITELQGVKPYNDLKEKLYPLFGWSSELKKGLKQILEAVAKSLETGRVDLDNLNFKRANVIQVNLLARNLNRLINLGYTASVAKSGETREARTDAEKEKLKQLNEELNELALHLNIVINDVLQQICTQELNRIYQSVSELFSCHLSYLEEGTNERASNMAIKFPDSQLSKVEDKLEFKFQFRAGFTITKGTYLEKKETLDTGYGTNQSQITIQEAHRRNTQGKSGWDWLGGTVKGFFNDFILEGVVEKKKYIDYTPRPSDNGLIPSLGNLLENWILQAEDAEVEIIKEITKWLLKQIDCLKKNVDKIQNDVIDRYEERLDKANQEIIISNEKEKNVWLPMQQKAQDLAKEFSGLGTFLKEEH encoded by the coding sequence ATGAGTAAGAAAATATACAAAATATTTGAAGATGTAGAAGTTAAGGCAAAACTCCTTGATAAATGCTGGAAAAATTTTTCTACAGAAATATCTCAGCATTTACCGGATACATATCAGCCTGAGATGCAAGAACTCTCTGGTAAATTAGAGGAGGCGCTAACCAAGCTTGGTGATGAACTTCGTAATCCAACTTTGACTCTTGCGACTACAGGAACTACCAGTAGCGGCAAAAGTACTCTCGTAAATTTGCTCTGTGGAGCAGAAATTGTTCCTGTAGCCGTAAGTGAAATGAGTGCTGGGGCAGTCACTATTGAGTACAGTAAGGAAAAGTCTCTCATCATCCATGAAACACCAGGATCATTGTGGGAGTGCGGGGAATGGCAAGGTATTACAGAAGAGAAAATTTATGAACGCTTAAAAGGCGTGATGATAAGTTATATCGACAATAGAGAAACACAACCAAATTTAGCCTGCCCACAATCTACAATTTTTTACCCTTTTAGGCTTTTAAAGGAATCTCAGCTAGAACTGCCAGAAGGAACAAGAGTAAGAATTCTCGATTTACCTGGTTTAGCGTATGTAGGTGATGAAGGGAATGCAAATATTATTAAACAATGTCGAGAAGCTTTGTGTATAGTAACGTACAACAGTTCTGAAACAGATTCACAAAAAGTGAAAAGTTTGTTACAAGAAGTTGTACAGCAGGTTAAAGATTTAGGTGGATCTCCTGCACGTATGCTTTTTGTTCTAAATAAAATTGATGTTTTTAGGGCAGATGGAGATTGGCCAGACCCAGAAAACCGTTTTGTTGAAAAATCAATAAAAAGTATTAAGACTGAATTAACTGACCAATTAAGGGAATACACAGAAGAGATTGAAAATTTACAGGTAGTAAAACTTAGTACATGGCCTGCTCTATTATCCCTTCAGATACAAAACAATGATGAGATTTATAGTGTTGAAGCGTGTACAAAAGCCGACAGCCATTTTAATGGATTAATTAAAGATATATTACAAGACTTGCCACGTAACACACAAAAATGGAATAGACATGACAGAAAGAGAGTTGCTGAAGCCTTATGGAAAAAATCTTATGGAGAAGAATTTCAGCAAAATTTAAAAAACCATATTACTCAAAATTTTCCACAATTAGTTATTCCACAAATTATCGAAGATTTTAATATTACTGCTGGAAATGCGATAACGGAATGGGCTTTACAAACAACAACAGCCATTCTGAATAGTTCAGAAGAACGCTATCAAGAGGAATGCGAAAAAATATCGCATATTAAGTCTGCACTGACAAGTTTTTTAGAAATTAGTGATAGAAATTTAAAAAAGCCTTTTGAAAAACTAGAAACAAAAATTAAACAAGTTCTCGCAGAAACGTCAGATGATGATCCTGTAAATTATATCAGAGAGATAATTACGGAACTCCAGGGCGTTAAACCATATAACGATTTAAAAGAAAAATTATACCCACTTTTTGGGTGGTCTAGTGAATTAAAAAAAGGACTTAAGCAAATATTAGAAGCTGTAGCAAAGTCTTTAGAAACTGGAAGAGTAGACTTAGACAATCTAAATTTTAAACGAGCAAATGTTATACAAGTAAATTTACTGGCAAGGAACTTAAATCGTTTAATTAATTTAGGTTACACAGCTTCTGTTGCGAAAAGCGGTGAAACAAGGGAAGCAAGAACAGATGCAGAGAAAGAGAAACTTAAACAACTCAATGAAGAACTAAATGAACTAGCTTTACACCTAAACATTGTTATAAATGATGTGTTACAGCAAATATGTACCCAAGAATTAAACAGGATTTATCAGTCCGTATCTGAATTGTTTAGTTGCCACTTGTCTTATCTTGAAGAGGGAACAAATGAGAGGGCATCTAATATGGCAATCAAATTTCCTGACTCCCAACTTAGTAAAGTTGAGGATAAACTTGAATTTAAATTTCAGTTTAGAGCGGGATTTACTATTACAAAAGGAACTTACTTGGAAAAAAAAGAAACTCTAGATACGGGATACGGAACAAATCAAAGCCAGATTACGATACAAGAAGCACACCGGAGAAATACTCAAGGAAAATCTGGTTGGGACTGGCTTGGTGGTACGGTTAAAGGATTTTTCAATGACTTTATACTCGAAGGTGTAGTGGAGAAAAAGAAATACATTGACTATACTCCAAGACCTAGTGATAATGGTTTGATCCCTAGTTTAGGAAATTTACTTGAAAACTGGATATTACAGGCTGAAGATGCAGAGGTAGAAATCATTAAGGAAATAACTAAATGGTTATTAAAGCAAATTGATTGTCTAAAAAAAAATGTAGACAAAATCCAGAATGATGTTATTGACCGTTATGAGGAAAGACTTGATAAAGCAAATCAAGAAATTATCATAAGCAACGAAAAAGAAAAAAATGTCTGGCTACCTATGCAGCAAAAAGCTCAAGATTTAGCAAAAGAATTTTCTGGCTTAGGAACCTTCTTAAAAGAGGAGCATTAA
- the treS gene encoding maltose alpha-D-glucosyltransferase, with protein sequence MPITSNTDPLWFKDAIIYEVPVRAFADSNGDGIGDFQGLTEKLDYIKDLGVTAIWLLPFFPSPLKDDGYDIADYTSVNPIYGNLEDFQDFVDAAHKRNIRVIIELIVNHTSDQHPWFQRARKAPPGSTERDFYVWSDTPEKYPGVRVIFQDFEHSNWTWDGVAKAYYWHRFYSHQPDLNYDNPEVQQAVFEVLDFWLAMGVDGLRMDAVPYLYEREGTNCENLAETHHFLKQLRQQVDAKYPDRMLLAEANQWPEDAVQYYGDGDECHMNFHFPLMPRLFMGLQMEDSFPIIDILQQTPQIPDNCQWALFLRNHDELTLEMVTDEDRDYMYRVYAEDRDARLNLGIRRRLAPLMGNNRRRIELMNSLLLSLPGTPVIYYGDEIGMGDNIYLGDRNGVRTPMQWSGDRNAGFSRANPQKLFLPTIFDPEYHYEAINVEAQRANTNSLWWSMKRLIATRERYQAFGRGTFEFLYPENRKVLAFLRTYQGEHILVVTNLSRFVQGVELDLSAFKGAKPVEIFGRTEFPAIGESPYFLSLAPHAFYWFTLQLQDVDLRYGQPQAQLPTIAVRDNWQNIFDKESRATLASVLPNYLQNRRWFGGKARTIQTVEITEVIPVSYRDTQAFITFLHLDYTEGLPENYVLPLAYVSVSGSQQEHQDGEHQSSSRNIPNDQVVAQIRIQATNEIGMLFDAVAEKDFLNFPLEACAKSQRYKGEVGELLASSTDGLSKGEINFSQLQPHLLKGEQSNTSAIYGDQFILKFFRKIEEGINPDLEIGRFLTEKTNAGTLPLPVHFAPVAGALEYKSQGKQPISIGIIHKFVPDTRDAWAFTLDSLRNYFEQVMVKQLDISDVELPTHLFGSHAVAEIPELAHELMGSYLANSAILGQRTAELHIAFASDPENPDFAPEPFTSFYQRSIYQYMRNLAGRVLILLKKQLPHLPADTQPLAQTLLNRQEILMERFRAIVDLKITGMRTRCHGDYHLGQVLYTGKDFIIIDFEGEPARTISERRMKRSPLRDVAGMLQSFNYAVTVALRNEVESGMIRPESLTEMEQWAQFWFACVSTAFLKSYLETAENAAFLPQSHQELQVLLDAYVLEKAVYELGYELNNRPEWARIPLERILELLEFLH encoded by the coding sequence ATGCCAATTACATCAAACACCGATCCCCTGTGGTTTAAAGATGCCATCATTTATGAAGTACCTGTCCGCGCCTTCGCTGATAGCAATGGTGACGGTATTGGCGATTTTCAGGGGTTAACAGAAAAGTTAGATTACATCAAAGATTTAGGTGTAACAGCAATTTGGTTGTTGCCTTTCTTCCCCAGTCCCCTCAAAGATGATGGCTATGATATTGCTGATTACACCAGCGTTAACCCGATTTACGGGAATTTAGAAGATTTTCAAGATTTTGTCGATGCTGCCCATAAACGCAACATTCGGGTAATCATCGAGTTAATTGTTAACCATACTTCCGATCAGCATCCTTGGTTCCAAAGGGCGCGGAAAGCCCCTCCAGGTAGTACAGAACGAGATTTTTACGTTTGGAGTGATACACCAGAGAAATACCCTGGTGTGCGGGTTATTTTCCAAGATTTTGAGCATTCTAACTGGACTTGGGATGGAGTAGCTAAAGCGTATTATTGGCATCGCTTCTACTCTCACCAACCAGATTTAAATTACGACAATCCAGAAGTCCAACAAGCTGTCTTTGAAGTACTAGATTTTTGGTTGGCGATGGGCGTAGATGGGCTACGCATGGATGCAGTACCTTATCTATATGAAAGAGAAGGAACTAACTGCGAAAACTTAGCGGAAACTCACCATTTCCTCAAGCAACTACGCCAACAGGTAGATGCCAAATATCCTGACCGGATGTTGTTAGCCGAGGCAAATCAATGGCCTGAAGACGCGGTGCAATATTACGGTGATGGGGATGAATGTCACATGAACTTTCATTTTCCCTTGATGCCGCGCTTATTCATGGGATTGCAAATGGAAGATAGCTTCCCAATTATTGATATTTTGCAACAAACTCCCCAAATTCCCGATAACTGTCAATGGGCGTTATTCCTGCGTAACCATGATGAATTAACTCTAGAAATGGTTACGGATGAAGACCGAGATTATATGTATCGCGTCTATGCAGAAGATAGAGACGCAAGATTAAATTTGGGTATTCGTCGCAGGTTAGCACCATTGATGGGGAATAACCGCCGTCGGATTGAGTTAATGAATAGTTTGTTGCTGTCTTTACCTGGAACTCCGGTAATTTATTACGGCGATGAGATTGGCATGGGGGATAATATTTATTTAGGCGATCGCAACGGTGTGAGAACCCCGATGCAATGGAGTGGCGATCGCAACGCTGGTTTTAGTCGCGCTAACCCCCAAAAACTGTTCTTACCAACAATTTTTGACCCCGAATACCACTACGAAGCAATTAACGTCGAAGCACAAAGAGCAAATACTAACTCTCTCTGGTGGTCGATGAAACGTTTAATTGCTACAAGAGAACGTTATCAAGCATTTGGGCGCGGTACATTTGAATTCCTTTATCCAGAAAACCGCAAAGTATTAGCCTTCTTACGCACCTATCAGGGAGAACATATTCTGGTAGTTACGAATTTGTCCAGGTTTGTGCAAGGTGTAGAATTAGATCTATCGGCATTTAAAGGTGCAAAACCTGTAGAAATTTTTGGTCGTACAGAGTTTCCAGCTATTGGTGAATCGCCTTATTTCCTCAGTCTTGCGCCTCACGCCTTCTACTGGTTTACCCTACAACTGCAAGATGTAGATCTGCGATATGGACAACCACAAGCACAACTGCCAACTATAGCAGTTAGAGACAACTGGCAGAATATTTTTGATAAAGAATCAAGAGCAACACTAGCCTCAGTTTTACCTAATTATCTGCAAAATCGTCGTTGGTTTGGCGGTAAAGCAAGAACAATTCAAACCGTAGAAATTACCGAAGTAATTCCAGTATCTTACCGAGATACTCAAGCTTTTATTACTTTTCTCCACCTAGATTACACAGAAGGGCTACCAGAAAATTATGTCCTGCCCCTTGCCTACGTTAGTGTTAGCGGTTCTCAACAGGAACATCAAGATGGTGAACATCAAAGCAGTTCCCGCAACATTCCTAACGATCAAGTAGTTGCTCAAATTAGAATTCAAGCAACAAATGAAATTGGGATGTTGTTTGATGCTGTAGCGGAAAAAGACTTCTTAAACTTCCCATTAGAAGCTTGCGCTAAATCACAGCGTTATAAAGGTGAGGTTGGTGAATTATTAGCAAGTTCGACTGATGGATTAAGCAAAGGAGAAATTAATTTTTCACAACTTCAACCGCATCTATTAAAAGGAGAACAAAGTAATACATCAGCTATCTATGGCGACCAATTTATTCTCAAATTCTTCCGTAAAATCGAGGAAGGCATCAACCCAGATTTAGAAATTGGACGCTTTTTAACAGAAAAGACTAACGCCGGAACATTACCCTTACCTGTACACTTTGCACCAGTTGCGGGAGCTTTAGAATATAAAAGTCAAGGCAAGCAACCGATTTCCATCGGCATCATTCATAAATTTGTCCCTGACACTAGAGATGCTTGGGCTTTTACCCTAGATAGTCTGCGGAACTATTTCGAGCAAGTGATGGTTAAGCAGCTTGATATTAGTGACGTAGAACTACCAACACACCTATTTGGATCTCATGCAGTAGCAGAAATTCCAGAATTAGCTCACGAACTAATGGGTTCTTATCTAGCTAATAGTGCAATTTTAGGTCAACGCACAGCAGAATTGCATATAGCTTTCGCCTCAGATCCAGAAAATCCTGATTTTGCCCCAGAACCGTTTACCTCATTTTACCAACGCTCAATATATCAATACATGAGGAACTTGGCGGGGCGAGTTCTAATATTACTCAAAAAGCAACTACCACATCTGCCAGCAGATACGCAACCACTAGCACAGACTCTCCTCAACCGTCAAGAGATATTGATGGAACGCTTCCGAGCAATTGTGGATCTCAAAATTACCGGAATGCGTACTCGTTGTCATGGCGACTACCATTTAGGGCAAGTTTTATACACGGGTAAAGACTTCATCATTATTGATTTTGAGGGAGAACCCGCACGTACAATAAGTGAAAGAAGGATGAAGCGATCGCCATTACGCGATGTCGCTGGAATGCTGCAATCATTTAATTATGCTGTAACTGTTGCGCTGCGTAATGAAGTAGAAAGTGGGATGATTCGTCCAGAAAGCCTTACCGAAATGGAACAATGGGCGCAGTTTTGGTTTGCTTGTGTAAGTACAGCTTTCCTGAAGAGTTATTTAGAAACCGCAGAGAATGCTGCCTTTTTACCTCAATCTCACCAAGAATTACAAGTCTTGTTGGATGCGTATGTATTGGAAAAAGCCGTTTACGAGTTAGGTTATGAACTTAATAACCGTCCTGAATGGGCAAGAATTCCACTAGAGAGGATTTTAGAACTCTTGGAATTTTTGCATTAA
- a CDS encoding alpha-1,4-glucan--maltose-1-phosphate maltosyltransferase: protein MLPAEGRRRVQIEGISPEIDGGRFPIKRTVGEEVRVEVDIFADGHDVVNGVVQYRPETSYEWSEVLLTPIVNDRWQASFTVSELGRYVYTVLAWVDHFISWRRGIAKKIAAGQDVSVDILIGAQFVEEASDRATGNDSVQLKTWAATLRSIQQEDAVILEQKILSPDLLALMNKYPDRKYATTYDKELAIVVDRERASFSTWYELFPRSCGEPGKHGTFKDAQARLPYIADLGFDVLYLPPIHPIGFQFRKGKNNTTTPEPDDVGVPWGIGSEAGGHKAIHPDLGNITDFEEFVAKAADYGMEIALDLAYQCSPDHPYVKEHPEWFLHRPDGTIQYAENPPKKYQDIYPINFETEDWQNLWEELKSVVLFWIDKGVKIFRVDNPHTKAFPFWEWMIGEVKRDYPHVLFLAEAFTRPKVMYRLAKVGFSQSYTYFTWHNTKWQLTTYFEELTSYPAYEIFRPNVWPNTPDILHEYLQHGGRPAFMIRLALAATLAANYGIYGPAYEVCENRPVKEGSEEYLNSEKYQIREWDLDSPYTIKHLIKQVNKIRREHQALQSNKSLKFHNTSNEQIICYSKQTDNFSDVIIVVVNLDPYNTQSGVVSLQLHLLGLNPYQSYQVHDLLTDAYYTWGEHNYVELNPFVMPAHILKVNPIR from the coding sequence ATGCTGCCAGCAGAAGGTCGCCGACGAGTTCAAATAGAAGGTATCTCGCCAGAAATTGATGGCGGTCGTTTTCCCATTAAGCGGACAGTAGGAGAAGAAGTCCGCGTAGAAGTGGATATATTTGCAGACGGTCACGACGTTGTTAATGGCGTTGTGCAATACCGTCCTGAAACCTCTTATGAGTGGTCAGAAGTATTACTTACCCCGATTGTTAATGACCGTTGGCAAGCATCATTCACAGTTTCTGAACTTGGGCGTTACGTCTACACGGTACTTGCTTGGGTTGACCATTTTATCTCTTGGCGGCGGGGGATAGCTAAGAAAATTGCAGCAGGGCAAGATGTATCTGTAGATATACTTATTGGAGCGCAATTTGTTGAAGAAGCGAGCGATCGCGCTACAGGTAATGATAGTGTACAGCTAAAAACCTGGGCAGCAACTTTACGTTCTATACAACAAGAAGATGCTGTGATTTTAGAGCAAAAAATTCTGTCACCAGACTTGTTGGCATTAATGAACAAGTATCCTGACAGAAAATATGCAACTACTTACGACAAAGAATTAGCCATTGTTGTAGACCGAGAAAGAGCAAGTTTCAGCACTTGGTATGAACTGTTTCCCCGTTCCTGTGGCGAACCAGGAAAACACGGTACTTTTAAAGACGCACAAGCAAGATTACCTTATATTGCAGACTTAGGATTTGATGTCCTTTATTTACCACCTATTCACCCTATTGGATTTCAATTTCGTAAAGGGAAAAATAACACAACTACCCCTGAACCAGACGATGTAGGAGTACCTTGGGGAATAGGTTCAGAAGCAGGTGGACATAAAGCAATTCATCCAGATTTAGGCAATATTACAGACTTTGAAGAATTTGTTGCCAAAGCTGCTGATTATGGCATGGAAATTGCTTTAGATTTAGCTTATCAATGCTCCCCAGATCATCCTTATGTAAAAGAGCATCCCGAATGGTTTTTGCATCGTCCTGATGGCACAATTCAGTATGCCGAAAACCCCCCTAAAAAATATCAAGATATTTATCCCATCAACTTTGAAACAGAAGACTGGCAAAATCTTTGGGAAGAACTAAAAAGCGTTGTTTTATTTTGGATTGATAAGGGAGTAAAAATATTTAGGGTAGATAATCCTCATACTAAAGCTTTTCCCTTTTGGGAATGGATGATTGGGGAAGTCAAGCGAGATTATCCTCATGTGCTTTTCTTAGCAGAAGCATTCACCCGCCCCAAAGTTATGTATCGTTTAGCTAAAGTAGGTTTTAGTCAATCTTATACATACTTTACTTGGCATAATACTAAGTGGCAACTTACCACATATTTTGAAGAATTAACTTCTTATCCAGCTTATGAGATTTTCCGTCCGAATGTTTGGCCCAATACACCAGATATTTTACACGAATACCTACAACACGGCGGCAGACCTGCCTTTATGATTCGGTTAGCCTTAGCCGCTACTTTAGCAGCAAATTATGGTATTTATGGGCCAGCTTATGAAGTGTGCGAAAATAGACCTGTAAAAGAGGGAAGTGAAGAATATCTTAACTCTGAAAAATATCAAATTCGTGAGTGGGATTTAGATAGCCCTTATACTATTAAGCATTTGATTAAACAGGTGAATAAAATTCGCCGAGAACATCAAGCTTTGCAAAGTAACAAATCACTAAAATTTCATAACACGAGTAATGAGCAAATAATTTGTTACAGCAAACAAACGGATAATTTTAGTGATGTGATTATTGTAGTTGTCAACCTTGATCCCTACAATACTCAATCTGGTGTAGTAAGTTTACAGTTGCATTTGTTAGGTTTGAATCCTTATCAGTCTTATCAAGTGCATGATTTGCTGACTGATGCTTACTATACTTGGGGTGAGCATAATTATGTGGAATTGAATCCTTTTGTTATGCCTGCTCATATTCTCAAGGTTAATCCTATTCGCTAG
- a CDS encoding TIGR03885 family FMN-dependent LLM class oxidoreductase, protein MAKIGYHASHEQFKPSELVKYVQMAEQAGFTAALSSDHFHPWSEQQGQSGFAWSWLGAAMQATQLPFRVVCAPGQRYHPAIIAQAAATLAEMFPNRFWLTVGSGQALNEHITGDKWPLKQERNARLKECVEIIRALWRGETVNHHGLVSVEEAKLYTLPETPPLIIGAAVTAKTAEWLGSWADGLITVSRPPEQLQKVVDAFHRGGGEGKPMILKVQISYAADEATARQGAYEQWRNNVFKSALLAELQMPAQFEAAGEFVKPDELDGPVRISSEPQEHIEWLQKDLEMGFSELILHNVNREQQQFIEAFGEKVLPVLQNR, encoded by the coding sequence ATGGCAAAAATTGGTTATCACGCTTCACACGAACAATTTAAGCCGAGTGAATTGGTCAAATATGTCCAGATGGCTGAACAAGCTGGATTTACAGCAGCCCTTTCCTCCGACCACTTCCACCCTTGGAGTGAACAGCAAGGACAGAGTGGCTTTGCGTGGTCTTGGTTAGGTGCTGCGATGCAAGCAACTCAGCTTCCCTTTCGGGTTGTCTGTGCGCCAGGACAGCGATACCACCCGGCAATTATTGCTCAAGCTGCTGCCACCTTAGCCGAAATGTTCCCCAACCGCTTTTGGCTGACTGTCGGAAGCGGACAAGCACTTAACGAACATATTACTGGAGATAAATGGCCGCTCAAACAAGAACGCAACGCCCGCTTAAAAGAGTGCGTTGAAATTATTCGTGCTTTATGGAGGGGGGAAACAGTTAATCATCACGGTTTGGTTTCAGTAGAAGAAGCAAAGCTGTATACCCTTCCCGAAACGCCACCTTTAATTATTGGCGCAGCAGTTACAGCTAAAACGGCGGAGTGGTTAGGTAGTTGGGCAGATGGACTAATTACTGTTTCTCGCCCTCCTGAACAACTCCAGAAAGTTGTCGATGCTTTTCATCGCGGTGGAGGAGAGGGTAAACCGATGATTCTCAAAGTGCAGATTTCCTACGCAGCAGATGAAGCAACCGCCCGACAGGGAGCGTATGAACAATGGCGTAATAATGTGTTTAAGAGTGCGTTACTGGCAGAACTACAAATGCCTGCTCAGTTTGAGGCGGCTGGAGAATTTGTCAAACCAGATGAGTTAGATGGGCCAGTTCGTATATCCTCAGAACCTCAAGAGCATATTGAGTGGTTGCAAAAAGATCTGGAAATGGGATTCAGTGAGCTTATATTGCACAACGTTAACCGAGAGCAACAACAGTTTATTGAGGCTTTTGGGGAGAAGGTTTTGCCTGTGTTGCAGAACAGATAA